The Plasmodium berghei ANKA genome assembly, chromosome: 8 genome has a segment encoding these proteins:
- a CDS encoding translation initiation factor SUI1, putative, whose amino-acid sequence MFKNKVTLSNKNFLGNKDRKKLAIILKSTFNIENDEEINELLDKEDASICKVQKKKITIYFSKNNPVLVSINNLIFPTVYTLWKFPRMIPCFVIYPPASEFLLRGADLMIPGICKNIDDLDKLKPGAIWGVRVFNNPYIFAVGECCVEYNNNNMKDLYTSKGKCLKLVHTFTDELWKLGSLDIPDISFKNKIIDSVENIVDDFSEFKIYGENNKGAKKKNNNKNNNKINNDIKIEEKKKEKKDEKGKFGWSSDSDTSEVKKSDSEKVAEKENEKTYKGSSNEKYLANFYKHFDIILKNKNKEKNSPNELKLKNSNTGITVIASNNNCNKKEHIHDLNSMDNGINLSKENYMNKEDNWENIEESIASVDNNYNNSILSETEREGHIFSGDENSVNEEKDIISEQGDNHKNLKNKKQRNQKNKHVGKKKDKHEHNEVQYSSNDENGGENKTNEYDSHNNKNYNNIFELQTEQQDKLLLYLFLESIYYITDESLPIDASGIYSKMTKECSYIHKNKIFLEDLENDNVSYELIKKINKKEINILLDIKKSSYKKLIKFIQHCSKIKLINIKENRNIVSIVNINKEHPLFSSYKFMDINEKKKCDNENSKNENTASNSKGAQVLEFYMPSTKTLNIFKHINKKTDKNTYFTIKELREIFHTYITLNNLQSDKDKSLIKINNDIQTFLLSEKCDNMLPYDIAVNKFISLQQPCYAIVKPNANFDIDPIKIIKGVCPSIHIYSVARMKGKKYVTHITNLYLFYVDLQKFSEQIQKQLACSCSIVISPSTQKEEVLVQGNVVNQIHTILITNYFLPRKYIVLNVK is encoded by the exons ATGTTCAAAAACAAAGTAAcattatcaaataaaaacttCCTGGGTAACAAAGATCGAAAAAA actagccataattttaaaaagcACATTTAACattgaaaatgatgaagaaaTTAATGAATTATTAGACAAAGAAGACGCAAGCATTTGTAAAGTacaaaagaagaaaattactatatatttttctaaaaataatcCCGTTTTAGTCagtattaataatttaatttttccaACAGTTTATACCCTATGGAAATTTCCACGTATGATTCCTtgttttgttatatatCCACCTGCTTCCGAATTTTTGCTAAGAGGAGCAGATTTAATGATTCCAGGaatatgcaaaaatatagatgatTTAGATAAACTTAAACCTGGCGCAATATGGGGTGTCAGAGTTTTTAATAatccatatatttttgcagTAGGGGAATGTTGCgttgaatataataataataatatgaaagaTTTATATACCTCAAAAGGTAAATGCTTAAAATTAGTTCACACATTTACTGACGAATTGTGGAAATTGGGATCCCTTGATATACCAGATATTagttttaaaaacaaaattatagaCTCTGTGGAAAATATAGTTGACGATTTTAGTGagtttaaaatatatggagaaaataacaaaggtgcaaaaaaaaaaaataataataaaaataataataaaattaataatgatataaaaatagaagaaaaaaagaaagaaaaaaaagatgaaaagGGGAAATTTGGATGGTCTTCTGATTCTGATACATCTGAAGTTAAGAAAAGTGATTCAGAAAAAGTAGCAGAAAaggaaaatgaaaaaacatataaggGTTCGTCTAacgaaaaatatttagCAAACTTTTACAAGCATtttgatataatattgaaaaataaaaataaagagaaaaatagcccaaatgaattaaaattgaaaaactCCAATACAGGTATAACCGTTATTgctagtaataataattgtaataaaaaGGAACATATACATGACCTTAATTCTATGGACAATGGTATAAATTTAagtaaagaaaattatatgaataaagaAGATAATTGGGAAAATATTGAAGAATCAATAGCAAGTGTagataataattataataattctatATTATCTGAAACCGAAAGGGAAGGGCATATTTTTAGTGGAGATGAAAATTCTgtaaatgaagaaaaagacATAATTAGTGAGCAAGGTGAcaatcataaaaatttgaaaaataaaaaacaaagaaaccaaaaaaataaacatgtaggaaaaaaaaaagacaaacATGAGCATAATGAAGTTCAATATTCTAgtaatgatgaaaatggaggggaaaataaaacaaatgaatatgattcgcataataacaaaaattataataatatattcgAATTACAAACTGAACAACAAGATaaacttttattatatttatttcttgaatcaatttattatattacaGATGAAAGTTTACCAATTGATGCTTCAGGAATTTATAGCAAAATGACAAAAGAATGCTCATATAttcacaaaaataaaatatttctcgAAGATCTTGAAAATGATAACGTTTCTtatgaattaataaaaaaaattaataaaaaagaaataaatatattattagatatcaaaaaatctagttataaaaaattaataaaatttattcaGCATTgctcaaaaataaaattgataaacATTAAAGAAAACAGGAATATTGTTTcaattgtaaatataaataaagaacatcctttattttcttcttataaatttatggatataaatgagaaaaaaaaatgtgataatgaaaatagtaaaaatgaaaacacGGCGTCAAATAGTAAAGGAGCACAAGTACTAGAATTTTATATGCCTTCAACAAAaactttaaatatatttaagcatataaataaaaaaacggACAAAAATACTTATTTTACTATAAAAGAGTTAAGAGAAATATTTCACACATATATTactttaaataatttacaatcagataaagataaaagtttaataaaaataaataatgatatacaaacatttttattatcagaAAAATGCGATAATATGTTACCCTATGATATTGctgttaataaatttatttccttaCAACAACCTTGTTATGCTATAGTTAAACCAAATGCTAATTTTGACATTGAtccaataaaaataataaaaggtGTGTGTCCAtctatacatatttattccGTTGCACGAATGaaagggaaaaaatatgtaacaCACATAACTAacctttatttattttatgtagATCTTCAAAAATTTTCTGAACAAATACAAAAACAGCTAGCTTGTTCATGCTCTATCGTAATTTCACCATCAACACAAAAAGAGGAGGTATTGGTACAAGGAAATGTAGTCAATCAAATTCACACAATTCTAATTactaattattttttacctcgaaaatatattgtcttaaatgttaaataa